One part of the [Pantoea] beijingensis genome encodes these proteins:
- the gltB gene encoding glutamate synthase large subunit → MLYDKSLEKDNCGFGLIAHIEGEPSHKVVRTAIHALARMQHRGAILADGKTGDGCGLLLQKPDRFFRVVAEERGWRLAKNYAVGMLFLNKDDEKASESRRIVEEEVLRETLSIVGWRDVPTNEDVLGEIALSSLPRIEQLFINAPAGWRPRDMERRLYMARRRIEKRVEALQDKDFYICSFSNQVNIYKGLCMPADLPRFYLDLADLRLESAICLFHQRFSTNTVPRWPLAQPFRYMAHNGEINTIAGNRQWARARAYKFKTPLIPDLQDAAPFVNETGSDSSSMDNMLELFLSGGMDLIRAMRLLVPPAWQNNPDMDPELRDFFDFNSMHMEPWDGPAGIVMSDGRYAACNLDRNGLRPARYVITKDKLITCASEVGIWDYQPDEVVEKGRVGPGELMVIDTRAGRILHSAETDNDLKSRHPYKEWMEKNVRRLVPFENLPDDRVGSRELDDLQLSTYQKQFGYSSEELDSIIRVLGENGQEAVGSMGDDTPFAVLSSRPRIIYDYFRQQFAQVTNPPIDPLRENHVMSLATSIGREMNVFCEAEGQAHRVSFKSPILLFSDFQQLTTMEGEYYRADTLDCTFNPEEQSLEEAITALCDTAEKMIQGGTVLLVLSDRAIGTSRLPVPAPMIVGAVQSRLVDKNLRCDANIIVETASARDPHHFAVLLGFGATAVYPYLAYESLAKMADSGVIEKDYRTLMLNYRNGINKGLYKIMSKMGISTIASYRCSKLFEAVGLHADVSGLCFQGVVSRISGANFSDFEQDLLNLSKRAWLQRKPLEQGGLLKYVHGGEYHAYNPDVVATLQKAVNSGEYSDYQPYAKLVNERPVAALRDLLAIKPDGATIPLDDVEPATELFKRFDTAAMSIGALSPEAHESLAEAMNGLGGYSNSGEGGEDPARYGTNKVSRIKQVASGRFGVTPAYLVNADVIQIKVAQGAKPGEGGQLPGDKVTPYIAKLRYSVPGVTLISPPPHHDIYSIEDLAQLIFDLKQVNPKAMISVKLVSEPGVGTIATGVAKAYADLITIAGYDGGTGASPLSSVKYAGCPWELGLVETQQALVANGLRHKIRLQVDGGLKTGRDIIKAAILGAESFGFGTGPMVALGCKYLRICHLNNCATGVATQDEKLRKNHYHGLPYRVTNYFQFIAQETREIMAELGVKRLVDLIGRTELLEELDGFTAKQQNLDLSSLLETAEPMPGKKVYCTESNPPFDKGVLNKALHDQAMPFVEAKQSKTFYFDIRNTDRSVGATLSGAIAAIHGDQGLAADPIRAHFNGTAGQSFGVWNAGGVELTLTGDANDYVGKGMAGGMLAVRPPVGSAFRSHEATIVGNTCLYGATGGKLFAAGRAGERFAVRNSGAITVVEGIGDNGCEYMTGGIVCVMGRTGVNFGAGMTGGFAYVLDEDGEFRKRVNPELVEVLSVDDLAIHEEHLRGLITEHVHHTGSSRGEEILANWPAWSAKFALVKPKSSDVKALLGHRSRSAAELRVLAQ, encoded by the coding sequence GCAGGCTGGCGACCGCGTGATATGGAACGCCGCCTGTACATGGCGCGCCGTCGTATTGAAAAGCGCGTTGAAGCCCTGCAGGATAAAGATTTTTATATCTGTAGCTTCTCAAACCAGGTCAATATTTATAAAGGTCTGTGCATGCCAGCAGACCTGCCGCGCTTCTATCTGGATCTCGCGGATCTGCGTCTGGAATCGGCCATCTGCCTGTTCCACCAGCGCTTCTCCACCAATACCGTACCGCGCTGGCCATTAGCCCAGCCATTCCGCTATATGGCGCACAACGGTGAGATCAATACAATTGCGGGCAACCGCCAATGGGCGCGGGCGCGTGCCTACAAGTTTAAAACACCGTTGATCCCGGACCTGCAGGACGCCGCACCTTTCGTTAACGAAACCGGCTCCGACTCAAGCTCAATGGACAATATGCTGGAGCTGTTCCTGAGTGGCGGTATGGATCTTATCCGTGCAATGCGCCTGCTGGTTCCACCAGCCTGGCAGAACAATCCGGATATGGATCCGGAGCTGCGCGACTTCTTTGATTTTAACTCCATGCATATGGAGCCTTGGGATGGCCCTGCTGGCATCGTGATGTCCGATGGCCGCTATGCCGCCTGTAACCTCGATCGCAATGGTCTCCGCCCTGCACGTTATGTCATTACTAAAGACAAACTGATCACCTGCGCCTCCGAAGTCGGGATCTGGGACTACCAGCCAGATGAAGTCGTTGAAAAAGGGCGAGTAGGACCCGGCGAGTTGATGGTTATCGATACCCGGGCAGGCCGAATCCTGCACTCCGCCGAAACGGATAACGATCTGAAAAGCCGCCACCCTTACAAAGAGTGGATGGAGAAAAATGTTCGCCGTCTGGTCCCCTTTGAAAATCTGCCTGATGATCGTGTCGGCAGCCGCGAACTTGACGATCTCCAGCTATCGACCTATCAGAAACAGTTTGGGTACAGCAGCGAAGAGTTGGATTCCATTATTCGTGTACTGGGCGAAAACGGCCAGGAAGCCGTCGGCTCAATGGGTGATGATACGCCGTTTGCCGTGCTCTCCAGCCGCCCACGCATCATCTATGATTATTTCAGACAGCAATTTGCGCAGGTCACTAATCCGCCAATCGATCCGCTACGTGAAAATCACGTAATGTCGCTGGCAACCAGTATCGGCCGTGAAATGAACGTCTTCTGCGAAGCAGAGGGACAGGCGCATCGCGTGAGTTTTAAATCGCCGATCCTGCTGTTTTCCGACTTCCAGCAGTTGACCACGATGGAAGGTGAGTACTACCGCGCAGATACGCTGGATTGTACCTTTAATCCCGAGGAACAGTCGCTGGAAGAAGCCATTACTGCGCTATGCGATACTGCTGAAAAAATGATTCAAGGCGGCACGGTGCTGTTGGTGCTTTCCGATCGCGCGATCGGTACCAGCCGTTTGCCTGTACCTGCGCCGATGATTGTTGGCGCCGTTCAATCGCGCCTTGTCGATAAGAATCTGCGCTGCGATGCCAACATCATCGTTGAAACCGCCAGCGCACGCGACCCACATCATTTTGCCGTACTGCTTGGCTTCGGTGCGACGGCGGTTTATCCGTATCTCGCCTACGAATCGCTGGCAAAAATGGCAGATAGCGGTGTGATCGAAAAAGATTACCGCACGCTGATGCTTAACTACCGTAACGGCATCAATAAGGGCTTATACAAGATTATGTCCAAAATGGGCATTTCGACTATCGCCTCTTATCGCTGTTCGAAGCTGTTTGAAGCTGTGGGTCTTCATGCTGACGTTTCTGGGCTCTGCTTCCAGGGCGTGGTCAGCCGCATCAGCGGCGCAAATTTCAGCGACTTTGAGCAGGACCTGCTGAACTTATCCAAACGCGCATGGCTACAACGCAAGCCACTGGAACAAGGTGGATTATTGAAATACGTCCACGGTGGCGAATATCACGCCTATAATCCGGACGTTGTGGCCACGCTGCAAAAAGCAGTTAATAGCGGTGAATACAGCGATTATCAGCCGTATGCAAAACTCGTTAACGAACGTCCTGTCGCTGCCCTACGCGATCTGCTGGCCATAAAGCCTGATGGCGCAACCATCCCGTTGGATGACGTTGAACCCGCAACCGAACTGTTTAAACGCTTTGATACCGCAGCTATGTCTATCGGCGCATTAAGCCCCGAAGCGCATGAATCGCTGGCTGAAGCTATGAACGGGTTGGGCGGTTACTCCAACTCCGGCGAAGGCGGTGAAGATCCCGCGCGCTACGGAACGAATAAAGTTTCACGTATTAAACAGGTTGCCTCCGGTCGCTTTGGTGTGACACCGGCTTATCTGGTCAATGCGGATGTGATCCAGATTAAAGTGGCTCAAGGGGCAAAACCCGGTGAAGGGGGGCAGTTACCGGGTGATAAAGTCACGCCGTATATTGCCAAACTGCGCTACTCGGTGCCGGGCGTTACGCTGATTTCACCACCGCCGCACCATGACATCTATTCGATTGAAGATCTGGCACAACTGATTTTTGATTTGAAACAGGTTAACCCGAAAGCAATGATTTCGGTGAAGCTGGTATCCGAACCCGGCGTGGGTACGATTGCCACCGGCGTGGCTAAAGCCTATGCCGATCTGATCACCATCGCAGGTTACGATGGCGGTACAGGCGCCAGCCCGCTGAGCTCGGTAAAATATGCCGGCTGTCCGTGGGAATTAGGGCTGGTTGAAACACAGCAAGCACTCGTTGCTAACGGCCTGCGACATAAGATTCGCCTGCAGGTCGATGGCGGACTTAAAACCGGGCGCGATATCATTAAAGCCGCAATTTTAGGTGCGGAAAGCTTTGGTTTTGGTACCGGCCCTATGGTCGCACTGGGTTGTAAATACCTGCGTATTTGCCACCTGAATAACTGTGCAACGGGCGTCGCAACTCAGGATGAAAAACTGCGCAAAAACCATTATCACGGCCTGCCATACCGCGTGACTAACTACTTCCAGTTTATTGCGCAGGAAACGCGTGAAATCATGGCTGAGCTGGGCGTCAAACGTCTGGTAGACCTGATTGGCCGTACTGAACTGCTGGAAGAACTGGACGGCTTTACCGCCAAGCAGCAGAACCTGGATCTCTCTTCACTGCTTGAAACGGCAGAACCTATGCCGGGTAAAAAAGTGTACTGCACAGAGTCCAACCCGCCGTTTGATAAGGGTGTGTTAAATAAGGCATTGCACGATCAGGCGATGCCATTTGTGGAAGCAAAACAGAGCAAAACGTTCTACTTTGATATCCGCAACACAGACCGTTCCGTTGGAGCAACCTTGTCGGGAGCGATCGCCGCGATCCATGGCGATCAGGGGCTGGCAGCCGATCCTATCCGTGCCCACTTTAACGGAACAGCAGGCCAAAGTTTCGGCGTCTGGAACGCAGGCGGCGTTGAACTTACGCTGACCGGCGATGCTAACGATTACGTTGGTAAAGGTATGGCTGGTGGCATGCTGGCGGTACGCCCGCCGGTAGGTTCAGCATTCCGCAGCCATGAAGCAACCATCGTCGGCAACACCTGCCTGTATGGTGCTACCGGTGGCAAATTATTTGCGGCGGGCCGGGCCGGAGAACGTTTTGCAGTACGTAACTCCGGAGCCATAACGGTGGTAGAAGGTATTGGTGATAACGGTTGTGAATATATGACTGGCGGTATCGTCTGCGTGATGGGCCGTACCGGCGTGAACTTTGGCGCAGGTATGACCGGTGGCTTTGCTTATGTGCTTGATGAGGACGGCGAGTTCCGCAAACGCGTTAACCCGGAACTGGTCGAAGTCCTGAGCGTAGATGACCTGGCGATCCATGAAGAGCATTTGCGCGGTCTGATTACCGAGCACGTGCATCATACAGGATCGTCTCGAGGTGAAGAGATCCTGGCGAACTGGCCAGCCTGGTCGGCAAAATTCGCGTTGGTTAAACCTAAATCCAGTGATGTAAAAGCATTGTTGGGCCACCGTAGTCGTTCCGCAGCTGAGCTGCGAGTGCTGGCGCAGTAA
- a CDS encoding glutamate synthase small subunit, whose translation MSQNVYQFIDLQRVDPPKKPLKIRTIEFVEIYEPFSDGQVKAQADRCLDCGNPYCEWKCPVHNYIPNWLKLANEGRIIEAAELSHQTNSLPEVCGRVCPQDRLCEGSCTLNDEFGAVTIGNIERYINDKALEMGWKPDLSHVKPTGKRVAIIGAGPAGLACADVLTRNGVKAVVYDRHPEIGGLLTFGIPAFKLEKEVMVKRRHLFTEMGIEFKLNTEIGRDVQMSELVTDFDAVFLGVGTYQSMRGGLEHEDAPGVYDALPFLIANTKETMGFSHTEEEPYITMNGKRVVVLGGGDTAMDCVRTSIRQGATHVTCAYRRDEENMPGSRREVKNAREEGVEFQFNVQPLGIEINGNGRVCGVKMARTEMGQPDAQGRRRAEIIAGSEHILPADAVVMAFGFRPHEMTWLEQFSVELDSQGRIIATENVENAFQTSNPKIFAGGDAVRGSDLVVTAIAEGRKAADGIMNYLEV comes from the coding sequence ATGAGTCAAAACGTGTATCAATTTATCGACTTGCAGCGTGTTGATCCGCCGAAGAAACCGTTAAAGATCCGCACGATTGAATTTGTGGAGATTTACGAGCCATTTTCTGACGGGCAGGTAAAAGCGCAGGCCGATCGCTGCCTGGACTGCGGCAACCCTTATTGTGAGTGGAAATGTCCGGTTCATAACTACATTCCTAACTGGCTGAAACTGGCCAATGAAGGACGCATTATTGAAGCGGCTGAACTCTCTCACCAGACTAACAGTTTGCCGGAAGTCTGTGGTCGCGTCTGTCCGCAGGATCGTCTGTGCGAAGGCTCCTGTACGCTCAACGATGAGTTTGGCGCAGTGACTATCGGCAACATTGAACGTTACATCAACGATAAAGCGCTGGAGATGGGCTGGAAACCCGACCTGTCCCACGTAAAGCCCACCGGTAAGCGCGTAGCGATTATCGGTGCCGGGCCGGCGGGATTAGCCTGTGCCGACGTGCTGACGCGTAATGGTGTAAAAGCCGTGGTTTACGATCGCCACCCTGAAATCGGCGGTCTGCTGACCTTTGGCATCCCTGCGTTTAAGCTCGAAAAAGAGGTGATGGTCAAGCGTCGCCACCTGTTCACCGAAATGGGAATTGAATTTAAACTCAATACCGAAATTGGCCGCGATGTGCAGATGAGCGAGCTGGTCACTGACTTTGATGCGGTGTTCCTCGGCGTGGGCACGTATCAGTCGATGCGTGGTGGTTTAGAACATGAAGATGCGCCGGGTGTTTACGACGCGCTGCCTTTCCTTATCGCCAACACTAAAGAAACAATGGGCTTTTCCCATACGGAAGAAGAGCCTTACATCACCATGAACGGTAAACGTGTGGTTGTACTGGGAGGGGGGGATACAGCAATGGACTGTGTACGTACCTCAATTCGCCAGGGTGCGACACATGTGACCTGTGCCTATCGTCGTGACGAAGAGAATATGCCGGGTTCACGCCGTGAAGTAAAAAATGCGCGTGAAGAAGGCGTAGAGTTTCAGTTCAACGTTCAGCCTCTGGGCATTGAGATCAATGGTAATGGCCGCGTTTGTGGCGTTAAAATGGCGCGAACCGAAATGGGTCAGCCAGATGCTCAAGGTCGCCGTCGTGCTGAAATCATCGCGGGTTCCGAGCATATTTTACCGGCGGATGCGGTGGTGATGGCCTTTGGTTTCCGTCCACATGAGATGACCTGGTTAGAACAATTCAGCGTCGAATTGGATTCTCAGGGGCGTATCATCGCGACCGAAAATGTGGAAAATGCTTTCCAGACCAGTAACCCGAAGATCTTTGCTGGCGGTGATGCGGTGCGTGGCTCCGATTTAGTTGTTACCGCAATTGCCGAAGGCCGTAAAGCGGCTGACGGTATCATGAACTACCTGGAAGTCTGA
- a CDS encoding peptidase domain-containing ABC transporter gives MNNFTPPPLLSRLALQLHRHTPKIIQSEAAECGLACLAMIAGYYRHHIDMFEFRRKFGLSSQGANLKNIMEIAASLNMRSRAVRLEINELHQLKTPCVLHWDLCHFVVLVKVSRHRVVIHDPALGKRKLNMMQVSQHFTGVALELWPAVDFSCQKVTQQFGLKSILNHVSGFKRFLMKILSLSLLIEGVNLLLPVGTQLVMDHVIIARDQSLLALICLGLLAFIVFRTLLSMCRSWLTLVTSASIDIQWCERLFDHLIHLPHSWFEKRKLGDIQSRFMSLDTIRNVLTTSIVGIVVDGIMATGVMTMMWLYGSWLMWVVFASMAVYVLMRIFTWPLYRQIAEEQIVNEAKVSSHFMETLHGMATIKALSLTRLRSMQWLTLKIDAINSGIRLSRFDMVFGGVSMLVAALDQVIILWLGAGLVIDGTLSLGMFIAFNAYRGEFSSRTVTLVNTLLQLRMLNLHSGRVADIARSEAEPTSQQGLFFENDTAMALYGRGITYRYDKLSRPVVDDLDITVSAGECVALTGASGSGKTTLMKILAGLTIPEGGNVFVNGRDIHKIGIDNYRRYIACVLQDDKLFAGTIEENIAGFDDEMDRSRVVHCAQLSCIDREIMNMPMGYQTLLSELGSSVSGGQHQRLLIARALYRQPKILFMDEATSHLDLANESRINAAIAALNITRIIIAHRPSTIASADRVIEIGSDTTR, from the coding sequence ATGAATAATTTTACACCCCCCCCCTTATTATCTCGCCTTGCGCTTCAGCTTCACCGTCATACCCCCAAAATTATCCAATCGGAGGCTGCAGAGTGTGGGCTGGCATGTTTGGCTATGATCGCAGGGTATTATCGTCATCATATTGATATGTTTGAGTTCCGGCGAAAGTTCGGGCTTTCTTCTCAAGGAGCAAACCTCAAAAATATTATGGAGATTGCTGCCTCTCTGAATATGAGAAGCCGGGCGGTAAGACTGGAGATTAATGAGCTTCACCAATTAAAAACGCCCTGCGTTTTACATTGGGATCTGTGCCATTTTGTGGTGCTGGTAAAGGTTAGTCGCCATAGAGTGGTTATTCACGATCCGGCATTGGGTAAGCGTAAGCTGAATATGATGCAGGTGTCACAACATTTTACGGGTGTTGCACTTGAGTTATGGCCCGCGGTTGATTTTTCCTGTCAGAAGGTGACGCAGCAATTTGGGCTAAAAAGTATCCTGAATCATGTTAGCGGTTTTAAACGCTTTCTGATGAAAATTTTGTCGTTATCTTTGCTCATTGAGGGGGTGAACCTACTGCTGCCTGTAGGCACGCAGTTGGTAATGGATCATGTCATTATTGCCAGAGATCAATCGTTACTGGCGTTGATCTGCCTGGGTTTACTCGCCTTTATCGTGTTCAGAACGCTACTGAGTATGTGCCGATCGTGGCTAACGCTCGTGACCAGTGCATCCATAGACATTCAGTGGTGCGAACGACTGTTTGATCATTTAATCCATCTTCCCCATAGCTGGTTTGAGAAAAGGAAGTTGGGTGATATTCAGTCGCGCTTTATGTCACTGGACACTATTCGCAATGTATTAACGACCAGCATTGTTGGCATTGTGGTTGACGGTATTATGGCTACCGGAGTCATGACCATGATGTGGCTGTACGGTAGTTGGCTGATGTGGGTGGTGTTCGCTTCCATGGCTGTATATGTGCTGATGAGAATCTTCACCTGGCCGTTATATCGCCAGATTGCCGAAGAGCAGATCGTTAACGAAGCGAAAGTCAGTTCACATTTTATGGAAACGTTGCACGGTATGGCAACCATCAAGGCATTGAGCCTGACCCGACTAAGAAGCATGCAATGGCTTACGCTAAAGATTGATGCTATTAACAGCGGTATCCGCCTAAGCCGTTTCGATATGGTTTTCGGGGGTGTCAGTATGCTTGTTGCTGCGCTGGATCAGGTAATTATTTTGTGGTTAGGGGCAGGGTTGGTAATCGATGGAACACTATCTTTGGGTATGTTTATCGCTTTTAATGCCTATCGAGGGGAATTTTCTTCACGCACGGTTACGCTCGTTAATACCTTATTGCAGCTGCGGATGTTAAATCTGCACAGTGGCCGGGTTGCCGATATCGCGCGGTCGGAAGCAGAACCAACTAGCCAGCAAGGATTATTTTTTGAAAATGATACGGCGATGGCTCTTTATGGGCGTGGCATAACATACCGCTATGACAAGCTCTCCCGTCCGGTAGTGGACGATTTAGATATCACTGTTTCTGCCGGAGAGTGTGTGGCGTTGACGGGGGCCTCCGGTAGCGGAAAAACGACATTAATGAAGATCCTGGCGGGGCTTACAATCCCTGAAGGAGGGAATGTTTTCGTTAACGGGCGAGATATTCATAAAATCGGTATTGATAACTATCGCCGCTATATTGCCTGCGTGTTACAGGACGATAAGTTATTTGCCGGTACCATTGAAGAAAATATTGCCGGATTTGATGATGAGATGGATCGCTCAAGAGTGGTGCATTGTGCTCAATTGAGTTGTATCGATCGTGAAATTATGAATATGCCAATGGGTTATCAGACTTTACTGAGTGAGTTAGGATCGAGTGTTTCCGGAGGGCAGCATCAGCGGCTGCTGATTGCACGAGCATTGTATCGGCAACCCAAAATTTTGTTTATGGACGAAGCGACCAGCCATCTTGATTTAGCCAATGAGTCTCGCATCAATGCGGCGATTGCGGCGTTGAATATTACACGGATCATTATAGCGCATCGGCCTTCAACTATAGCCAGTGCTGATAGGGTAATTGAAATTGGGTCAGATACGACGAGATAA